The Perca fluviatilis chromosome 24, GENO_Pfluv_1.0, whole genome shotgun sequence genome has a window encoding:
- the LOC120554308 gene encoding claudin-34-like, producing MNYLAHTAHAQLCALWLGCVGWTLTAMALGLIQWRVWLVSDREVISSGVAWVGIWRACFNSHTLVTPGFRVMHCRYMSLAEAFTPPEIVAAQVLMLLSLLVGLCGNAGGVYALRNIYFATERNSPIRLAFFTTGVLCLLAAVMSLIPLLWNLISVVTNQTIKFPPEFNMPQAPDSQHVGCGIEVGMVGTVLMIVSGIIFCTYRLPVRSQHLGRSLTAQSKTDSRGAAVKDNPAFESHEHDV from the coding sequence ATGAACTACCTGGCCCACACCGCCCACGCCCAGCTCTGTGCCCTCTGGCTGGGCTGCGTTGGCTGGACGCTCACCGCCATGGCCCTCGGACTCATCCAGTGGAGGGTTTGGCTAGTGTCTGACAGGGAGGTCATCAGCTCCGGAGTGGCCTGGGTGGGCATCTGGCGGGCCTGCTTCAACAGCCACACCCTGGTGACCCCTGGCTTCAGGGTCATGCACTGCAGGTACATGAGCCTGGCCGAGGCCTTCACGCCTCCGGAGATCGTGGCGGCTCAGGTTCTCATGCTCCTGTCTCTGCTCGTGGGGCTGTGTGGCAACGCTGGCGGCGTTTATGCCTTGAGGAACATCTACTTCGCGACGGAGAGGAACTCCCCAATCCGCTTGGCGTTCTTCACCACCGGCGTGCTGTGCCTCTTGGCCGCCGTGATGTCACTCAtacctctcctgtggaacctgATCTCCGTGGTGACAAATCAGACGATCAAGTTCCCCCCCGAGTTTAACATGCCCCAGGCTCCTGATTCTCAACACGTGGGGTGCGGCATCGAGGTCGGGATGGTGGGGACGGTCCTCATGATTGTCTCCGGGATTATTTTCTGTACGTACAGGTTACCTGTGAGGTCACAGCACCTgggcaggtcattaactgctcAATCAAAGACTGACAGCAGGGGGGCTGCGGTGAAAGATAACCCAGCGTTTGAGTCTCACGAACACGATGTTTAA